From one Thermoplasmata archaeon genomic stretch:
- a CDS encoding GDP-mannose 4,6-dehydratase, protein MRALVTGAAGFLGSYMTRELVQRGIEVLATSLPGAAPGAIPATADAPRWTALDVREAEAVDRTVREFSPDVVYHFAGLAFVIPSWQDPEGTFRTNVLGTLHLLESLRRHRPDARFAFAGSGTQYGDPEQVPTPEDAPMRPTSPYASSKAAADLLCYQYFRSFGIPVVRYRIFGTTGVGKVGDSINDFASQIARLEHQPAPRVMRVGNLDKARDVTDVRDATRAMIAVAERGEAGTAYNIGSGVPRTVRTTLDTLRGFAAAPIEVEVDPSRVRRVDEPVHLADVRRLRALGWSPEISFEETLRETLDAWRATVARAPGA, encoded by the coding sequence ATGCGCGCGCTGGTGACCGGGGCCGCGGGCTTCCTCGGCTCCTACATGACCCGGGAGCTCGTGCAACGTGGCATCGAGGTGCTCGCGACGTCGCTGCCCGGGGCGGCACCGGGGGCGATCCCGGCGACCGCCGACGCTCCCCGGTGGACCGCGCTCGATGTCCGAGAGGCGGAGGCGGTCGATCGTACCGTGCGGGAGTTCTCGCCCGACGTGGTCTACCACTTTGCCGGGCTCGCGTTCGTGATCCCATCCTGGCAGGACCCGGAGGGAACGTTCCGGACCAACGTGCTCGGCACGCTGCACCTGTTGGAGTCGCTGCGGCGCCACCGCCCCGACGCCCGCTTCGCCTTCGCGGGCAGCGGCACCCAGTACGGCGACCCGGAGCAGGTGCCGACCCCGGAGGACGCCCCGATGCGGCCCACGAGCCCCTACGCCTCCAGCAAGGCAGCCGCCGACCTCCTCTGCTACCAGTACTTCCGCAGCTTCGGGATCCCCGTGGTGCGCTACCGCATCTTCGGGACCACGGGCGTCGGAAAGGTCGGCGACTCGATCAACGACTTCGCGAGCCAGATCGCCCGCCTCGAGCACCAACCCGCGCCCCGGGTGATGCGGGTGGGGAACCTCGACAAGGCGCGCGACGTCACCGACGTGCGAGACGCGACGCGGGCGATGATCGCGGTCGCAGAACGCGGGGAAGCGGGGACCGCCTACAACATCGGCAGCGGCGTTCCCCGGACCGTTCGCACGACGCTCGACACCCTCCGCGGCTTCGCGGCCGCGCCGATCGAGGTCGAGGTCGACCCGAGCCGTGTCCGCCGGGTCGACGAGCCCGTCCACCTCGCCGACGTGCGGCGATTGCGGGCGCTCGGATGGTCCCCCGAGATCTCGTTCGAGGAGACGCTGCGCGAGACGCTGGACGCCTGGCGCGCCACGGTCGCGCGCGCTCCCGGGGCGTAG
- a CDS encoding NUDIX hydrolase: MKGPRPNVKARVVAKAAVFRDHQILLLHRSFDAADPGMWDLPGGQVEEGETLGRAVRREVREETGIATRLGPMFHADLFGSFSRHGKIRPTVGVYFHCVAANPKVPHLDPKEHTEYAWVSLEDMRSYPTVPHLARAVELAFRTRKGVRPRGRVPSPEDQPPMVHLPVPT, encoded by the coding sequence ATGAAGGGACCGCGCCCCAACGTGAAGGCCCGCGTGGTCGCGAAGGCCGCGGTGTTCCGCGACCACCAAATCCTCTTGCTCCATCGCTCGTTCGACGCGGCAGATCCCGGCATGTGGGACCTGCCCGGCGGCCAGGTCGAAGAGGGCGAGACCCTGGGCCGCGCCGTGCGGCGCGAGGTCCGCGAGGAGACCGGCATCGCGACGCGGCTGGGCCCGATGTTCCACGCCGACCTGTTCGGATCGTTCTCGCGGCACGGCAAGATCCGGCCGACCGTGGGGGTCTACTTCCACTGCGTCGCGGCCAACCCGAAGGTCCCGCACCTCGACCCCAAGGAGCACACCGAGTACGCCTGGGTCAGCCTCGAGGACATGCGCAGCTATCCCACCGTGCCGCACCTCGCGCGCGCGGTCGAACTCGCCTTCCGCACGCGCAAGGGCGTCCGGCCGCGCGGGCGCGTGCCATCGCCCGAGGACCAGCCCCCGATGGTCCATCTACCCGTGCCGACGTAG
- a CDS encoding sugar phosphate nucleotidyltransferase, translated as MERRKALRASGRSREAPLRAVLTLAGEGTRMLPWSRGLRKEFLPLFDVGRDHEPVLKPVAHIVLETMMGAGVTDVTLVVQPRDRATVENYFRIDRAFLARHAGHSDRLAETRAFYDRLRRLRLRFALQPRPSGFGAAVLCAAPEVGSAPFLLHACDAVLDEPHRGALPRAMAELLRTEELDAVLLVRRVRDPRRYGVVEARAAGRYRQWRRLEVERMEEKPARPRSNWAATAVYAFSPRLFGALRQVHARRPSAELEVTAGIEELLGSGGRIAALVAAAPARWRSVGSPDGFYRALRATRAAAE; from the coding sequence ATGGAACGACGCAAGGCGCTCCGCGCGTCGGGGCGATCGCGGGAGGCGCCGCTGCGCGCGGTTCTCACCCTCGCGGGAGAAGGGACCCGGATGCTGCCGTGGTCCCGCGGCCTGCGCAAGGAATTCCTGCCGCTCTTCGACGTCGGTCGGGACCACGAGCCCGTGCTCAAACCGGTCGCCCACATCGTGCTGGAGACGATGATGGGCGCCGGCGTGACCGACGTCACCCTAGTCGTGCAGCCGCGCGACCGCGCGACGGTCGAGAACTACTTCCGCATCGATCGGGCGTTCCTCGCCCGGCACGCCGGTCACTCCGACCGCCTCGCCGAGACCCGAGCCTTCTACGACCGACTGCGTCGGCTGCGCCTCCGCTTCGCCCTCCAGCCGCGTCCGAGCGGCTTCGGCGCGGCGGTCCTGTGCGCGGCGCCCGAGGTCGGATCGGCGCCGTTCCTGCTCCACGCGTGCGACGCGGTCCTGGACGAGCCGCATCGCGGTGCCCTGCCGCGGGCGATGGCCGAGCTGCTGCGGACCGAGGAGCTCGATGCCGTGCTGCTCGTCCGACGCGTGCGCGACCCCCGACGCTACGGCGTGGTCGAGGCCCGGGCCGCCGGGCGCTACCGGCAGTGGCGCCGCCTCGAGGTGGAGCGCATGGAAGAGAAACCCGCCCGGCCCCGGTCGAACTGGGCCGCGACCGCCGTCTACGCCTTCTCGCCCCGGCTCTTCGGCGCCCTGCGTCAGGTCCACGCCCGGCGCCCCTCGGCGGAGCTCGAGGTGACCGCCGGCATCGAAGAGCTGCTCGGGAGCGGCGGGCGGATCGCCGCGCTCGTCGCGGCGGCGCCGGCGCGCTGGAGGTCCGTGGGCTCGCCCGACGGGTTCTACCGTGCGCTCCGGGCGACGCGGGCGGCCGCCGAGTAG